CTCTATGTCGGTTCAAACAACGGCCACAATCGAACTTTGTCACCGACGTACGAGGCCGCAAGCCCGCAAGAAACACCAGGCTCTCAGCTATATAGCGAGGCAAGGCACCCGACCGCGTCGCATCGCAGCGCAATTCCCATCCCCATCCAGATCGAACGAACcaatccctccctccctccctaaaCCCTAACCGCTCCGATCCGATTAGATCGGCTCCGCCATGGCCCCCGTGCTCCTCGGCCCTCCCTCCATCCGCGGGGCGCGCCCACCGCCGTCCGCCGTCGCGGACGCCGAGGCCCCCGCTTCCCACCCCTTCCTCGACCTCCTCGACGCCGGCTTCAACGCGCCCAACCCCGACGCCAAGGCCGCCGCGGGCGCCGAGCCGCCGCGCAAGGCACGCACCGAGAACAACTCCGGCACCTACGCCAGCTCCGGGAATCCCTGCCTCGACCTCTTCTTCCAGGTCGTCCCCGACACGCCGCCCGACCGCGTGCACGCGCTCCTCGCCGCCGCCTGGGACCACGACGCGCTCACCGCGCTCAAGCTCGTCGCCAACCTCCGCGGCGTGCGCGGCACGGGAAAGTCCGACAAGGACGGGTTCTACGCCGCCGCGCTCTGGATGCACGAGCGCCACCCGCGCACGCTCGCCTGCAACATTCCCGCGCTCGCCGAGTTCGGCTACTTCAAGGACTTCCCCGAGCTACTGTACCGCCTCATCCACGGCCCCGACGTACGCAAGGTCGCCAAGGCCAAGGCGGACGCCGACAAGGTGCGCAGGGCCATGAAGGTTCGCGTCGCGAAGCTGGCGGAGCGTCGGAGTCGTGCCCGCGAGAACTACGCCGCCGTCGTAGCCGCCACCACGGTCCCAGGCAAGCCCACGCTTGCCGACTACTTCACCGCCACGCTCGCCAGGACCAAGTCCAAGTCCAAGGGAAGCAGAAAAGCGGCGGCCGTGGCCCCGATGGACGCGGAGGAGCCTGAtcaggcgatggaggtggagcagGAACCTGAAcgcgaggcgatggaggtggagcagAAACCCGAGGCGCCTCAGGAGGCGGCTGCGCCACCGCAACCGCAGGAGGAGGCCGCCGCGAAGAAGAAGgccaagaagaaggtgcccaagGCGGCCAGGCTCGCCGTGAACGCACTGGAGACGTACTACAGCGATCGCGCCTACCGCTTCCTGTTCGACTGCGTCGCCGAGTTCTTCGCCGACCTCCTCGCCTCTGACCTCAAGCAGCTCGCCcccgacggcaagaagaagaagatcggGCTCGCCGCCAAGTGGTGCCCCACGCCAGGCTCGTCGTTCGACCGGACGACACTGCTCTGCGAGGCCATCGCCCGCCGCCTCTTCCCGCGTGACTCCAGCCCCGACTACGCCGACCTTTCGGAGG
The nucleotide sequence above comes from Miscanthus floridulus cultivar M001 chromosome 18, ASM1932011v1, whole genome shotgun sequence. Encoded proteins:
- the LOC136522311 gene encoding uncharacterized protein, producing MAPVLLGPPSIRGARPPPSAVADAEAPASHPFLDLLDAGFNAPNPDAKAAAGAEPPRKARTENNSGTYASSGNPCLDLFFQVVPDTPPDRVHALLAAAWDHDALTALKLVANLRGVRGTGKSDKDGFYAAALWMHERHPRTLACNIPALAEFGYFKDFPELLYRLIHGPDVRKVAKAKADADKVRRAMKVRVAKLAERRSRARENYAAVVAATTVPGKPTLADYFTATLARTKSKSKGSRKAAAVAPMDAEEPDQAMEVEQEPEREAMEVEQKPEAPQEAAAPPQPQEEAAAKKKAKKKVPKAARLAVNALETYYSDRAYRFLFDCVAEFFADLLASDLKQLAPDGKKKKIGLAAKWCPTPGSSFDRTTLLCEAIARRLFPRDSSPDYADLSEEHYAYSALHRLRREVLVPLRKVLELPEVYMSAQRWSQLPYARVASVAMRRYKSLFKKHDEARFGKYLEDVEAGKAKIAAGALLPHEIAAAAYRGESDAVSELQWRRMVDDLRKKGSLSNCIAVCDVSGSMIGTPMEVCIALGLLISDLSEEPWAGRVITFSRRPEIHLVKGKTLKDKYSFVERMDWGGNTDFQAVFDRILSTAVDARLAQEKMIRTVFVFSDMEFDQASANRWETDYEAINRKFRDAGYGDVVPQIVFWNLRDSRSTPVTSTQPGVAMVSGFSKNLVKLFLENDGLVSPEAVMAQAIAGKEYQKLAVFD